The following are encoded in a window of Centroberyx gerrardi isolate f3 chromosome 1, fCenGer3.hap1.cur.20231027, whole genome shotgun sequence genomic DNA:
- the tacr2 gene encoding substance-K receptor isoform X2, with the protein MDAESLVQHTDRDMEATSLPLSVTADWLEDGNETTGNQFQQPDWQVALWAIAYSLIILVSVTGNVTVIWIILAHRRMRTVTNYFIVNLAFSDVSMATFNTLFNFVYALHNDWYFGLGYCRFQNFFPITAMFSSIYSMAAIAVDRYMAIIHPLKPRLSSTSTKVVIGLIWAVAFSLAFPQCYYSVTRFYYPRTVCMVDWPDDYGGTHQISYQLAVILLIYLLPLLVMLVTYSLVGRSLWGGHIPGEATDHYHNQITAKRKVYLAIFWLAMSSTMYNPIIYCCLNQRFRAGFRHAFAWCPFIRLSEEDKMELQHTHTFRVTMTRSYRTDSTLTHTSIKANTAFNANAPLNAQLNTQRNTNLQLKTHTLLKSHNAHNTHTVERQEDTKSPTAKLIEAVA; encoded by the exons ATGGACGCTGAAAGTCTTGTTCAACACACTGACCGAGACATGGAGGCCACTTCACTGCCGTTATCGGTGACCGCCGACTGGCTGGAGGACGGAAACGAGACGACCGGGAATCAGTTCCAACAGCCGGACTGGCAG gtgGCTCTATGGGCTATAGCCTACTCCCTGATCATTCTCGTTTCTGTAACTGGGAATGTAACAGTAATCTGGATTATCCTCGCTCACCGACGCATGAGAACTGTAACCAATTACTTCATAGTCAACCTGGCCTTCTCTGACGTTTCCATGGCGACCTTCAACACGCTCTTCAACTTTGTCTATGCGCTTCACAACGACTGGTACTTTGGTTTGGGCTACTGCCGATTTCAGAACTTCTTCCCCATCACTGCCATGTTTTCTTCAATATACTCGATGGCTGCTATAGCAGTGGACAG GTACATGGCCATCATCCACCCTTTGAAGCCccgcctctcctccacctctaccAAGGTTGTGATTGGTCTGATCTGGGCTGTAGCGTTCTCCTTGGCTTTCCCTCAGTGCTACTACAGTGTGACCAGATTCTACTATCCCAGAACCGTCTGCATGGTCGACTGGCCCGACGACTATGGAGGAACACATCAGATCAG ttaCCAGTTGGCAGTGATATTACTGATCTACCTGCTCCCTCTACTGGTGATGCTGGTGACCTACAGTTTGGTTGGCCGGTCGCTGTGGGGCGGGCACATCCCTGGAGAGGCAACAGACCATTACCACAACCAGATAACAGCCAAGAGAAAG GTGTACCTGGCCATATTCTGGTTGGCTATGAGTTCCACCATGTACAATCCTATCATTTACTGCTGTCTAAACCAAAG gttTCGTGCCGGGTTTCGTCACGCATTTGCTTGGTGTCCCTTCATCAGATTGTCAGAGGAGGACAAGATggagctgcaacacacacacaccttcagagTGACCATGACACGCAGCTACCGCACAgacagcacactcacacacacctccatcaaAGCAAACACCGCTTTCAACGCAAACGCGCCACTCAATGCTCAgctaaacacacagagaaacacaaatctacagctcaaaacacacacattgttaaAATCGCATAAcgcacacaatacacacacagtggagaggcaggaggacaCTAAATCCCCAACAGCCAAACTTATCGAGGCTGTGGCATAG
- the tacr2 gene encoding substance-K receptor isoform X1, producing the protein MDAESLVQHTDRDMEATSLPLSVTADWLEDGNETTGNQFQQPDWQVALWAIAYSLIILVSVTGNVTVIWIILAHRRMRTVTNYFIVNLAFSDVSMATFNTLFNFVYALHNDWYFGLGYCRFQNFFPITAMFSSIYSMAAIAVDRYMAIIHPLKPRLSSTSTKVVIGLIWAVAFSLAFPQCYYSVTRFYYPRTVCMVDWPDDYGGTHQISYQLAVILLIYLLPLLVMLVTYSLVGRSLWGGHIPGEATDHYHNQITAKRKVVKMMVVVVMTFALCWLPYHIYFILGSFNRDIYKQHYIQQVYLAIFWLAMSSTMYNPIIYCCLNQRFRAGFRHAFAWCPFIRLSEEDKMELQHTHTFRVTMTRSYRTDSTLTHTSIKANTAFNANAPLNAQLNTQRNTNLQLKTHTLLKSHNAHNTHTVERQEDTKSPTAKLIEAVA; encoded by the exons ATGGACGCTGAAAGTCTTGTTCAACACACTGACCGAGACATGGAGGCCACTTCACTGCCGTTATCGGTGACCGCCGACTGGCTGGAGGACGGAAACGAGACGACCGGGAATCAGTTCCAACAGCCGGACTGGCAG gtgGCTCTATGGGCTATAGCCTACTCCCTGATCATTCTCGTTTCTGTAACTGGGAATGTAACAGTAATCTGGATTATCCTCGCTCACCGACGCATGAGAACTGTAACCAATTACTTCATAGTCAACCTGGCCTTCTCTGACGTTTCCATGGCGACCTTCAACACGCTCTTCAACTTTGTCTATGCGCTTCACAACGACTGGTACTTTGGTTTGGGCTACTGCCGATTTCAGAACTTCTTCCCCATCACTGCCATGTTTTCTTCAATATACTCGATGGCTGCTATAGCAGTGGACAG GTACATGGCCATCATCCACCCTTTGAAGCCccgcctctcctccacctctaccAAGGTTGTGATTGGTCTGATCTGGGCTGTAGCGTTCTCCTTGGCTTTCCCTCAGTGCTACTACAGTGTGACCAGATTCTACTATCCCAGAACCGTCTGCATGGTCGACTGGCCCGACGACTATGGAGGAACACATCAGATCAG ttaCCAGTTGGCAGTGATATTACTGATCTACCTGCTCCCTCTACTGGTGATGCTGGTGACCTACAGTTTGGTTGGCCGGTCGCTGTGGGGCGGGCACATCCCTGGAGAGGCAACAGACCATTACCACAACCAGATAACAGCCAAGAGAAAG GTAGTGAAGATGATGGTTGTCGTGGTGATGACCTTTGCCTTGTGCTGGCTGCCCTACCACATCTATTTTATACTGGGGTCATTCAATAGAGACATTTATAAACAACACTACATTCAGCAG GTGTACCTGGCCATATTCTGGTTGGCTATGAGTTCCACCATGTACAATCCTATCATTTACTGCTGTCTAAACCAAAG gttTCGTGCCGGGTTTCGTCACGCATTTGCTTGGTGTCCCTTCATCAGATTGTCAGAGGAGGACAAGATggagctgcaacacacacacaccttcagagTGACCATGACACGCAGCTACCGCACAgacagcacactcacacacacctccatcaaAGCAAACACCGCTTTCAACGCAAACGCGCCACTCAATGCTCAgctaaacacacagagaaacacaaatctacagctcaaaacacacacattgttaaAATCGCATAAcgcacacaatacacacacagtggagaggcaggaggacaCTAAATCCCCAACAGCCAAACTTATCGAGGCTGTGGCATAG